A stretch of the Panicum virgatum strain AP13 chromosome 9N, P.virgatum_v5, whole genome shotgun sequence genome encodes the following:
- the LOC120693319 gene encoding probable glutathione S-transferase GSTU6 encodes MTGGCELKLLGMWASPFVTRAKLALQIKGLSYEYVEEDLGNKSELLLSSNPVHKAVPVLIHDGKPVCESSVVVQYIDEAFAGAGPSLLPADPYERAAARFWAAYVEDKLVTPWRQLFRVKTDEERAEVMRQTIAAADALEGGLKECSGGGGGGGGGGGKGPFFGGESVGYVDVLLGGMVSWVKVTEVVSGAKVIGATKTPLLAAWMERFCELDAAGAVLQDVGALVEYARAVQARFAAAATNN; translated from the exons ATGACGGGAGGCTGCGAGCTCAAGCTACTGGGGATGTGGGCGAGCCCGTTCGTCACCAGAGCGAAGCTCGCGCTGCAGATCAAGGGCCTGAGCTACGAGTACGTCGAGGAGGATCTCGGCAACAAGAGCGAGCTCCTGCTCAGCTCCAACCCCGTGCACAAGGCGGTGCCCGTGCTCATCCACGACGGGAAGCCCGTCTGCGAGTCGTCGGTCGTCGTCCAGTACATCGACGAGgccttcgccggcgccggcccgtCCCTGCTCCCCGCCGACCCCTacgagcgcgccgccgctcgcttcTGGGCCGCCTACGTTGAAGACAAG CTAGTGACGCCATGGAGGCAGCTGTTCAGGGTCAAGACCGACGAGGAGAGGGCCGAGGTGATGAGGCAGACgatcgcggcggcggacgcgctAGAGGGAGGCTTGAAGGAgtgctcggggggggggggggggggggggggtgggggggggaaGGGGCCCTTCTTCGGCGGCGAGAGCGTCGGGTACGTGGACGTCCTCCTGGGTGGCATGGTCTCATGGGTGAAGGTGACGGAGGTGGTATCCGGTGCCAAGGTGATTGGTGCCACCAAGACGCCGCTGCTGGCCGCGTGGATGGAGCGCTTCTGCGAGCTCGACGCGGCCGGGGCGGTCCTGCAGGACGTCGGCGCGTTGGTCGAGTACGCCAGGGCGGTGCAGGCACGGTTTGCCGCTGCAGCAACGAACAATTAG